Proteins from a single region of Choloepus didactylus isolate mChoDid1 chromosome 10, mChoDid1.pri, whole genome shotgun sequence:
- the LOC119545220 gene encoding interferon omega-1-like, giving the protein MAFSVSSLMVMVMIFSSPISSFSCDLPQSLDVGKQETLTVLGQMGRISPFSCLKDRTDFRLPWEMEDGSQVQKAQALSVLHETLQQMFNLLHTEGSSAAWNTTLLDQLRSGLHRQLGDLETCLLQERGEAESLPGMEDPALAVRRYFQGIRLYLQEKKHSDCAWEVVRVELRRCLLFVKVLTRKHRS; this is encoded by the coding sequence ATGGCTTTTTCAGTCTCTTCACTGATGGTGATGGTAATGATCTTCTCCAGCCCCATCAGCTCCTTTAGCTGTGACCTGCCCCAGAGCCTTGACGTGGGAAAGCAGGAGACCCTCACAGTGTTGGGTCAAATGGGGAGAATCTCCCCTTTCTCCTGCCTGAAGGACAGGACTGACTTCAGACTCCCCTGGGAGATGGAGGATGGCAGCCAGGTCCAGAAGGCCCAGGCTCTGTCTGTCCTCCATGAGACGCTCCAGCAGATGTTCAACCTCCTCCACACAGAGGGCTCCTCTGCCGCTTGGAACACGACCCTCCTGGACCAACTGCGCTCGGGCCTTCATCGCCAGCTAGGGGACCTGGAGACCTGTTTGCTGCAGGAGAGGGGAGAGGCAGAATCTCTGCCGGGAATGGAGGACCCTGCACTGGCTGTGAGGAGGTACTTCCAGGGAATCCGTCTCTATCTGCAAGAGAAGAAACACAGTGACTGTGCCTGGGAGGTCGTCAGAGTGGAACTCAGGAGATGCCTTCTCTTTGTAAAAGTGCTCACAAGAAAACACAGAAGTTAG
- the LOC119504913 gene encoding interferon alpha-2-like, translated as MALPVSVLMALLMLCSIPTCRLACVLRPSHGHQETFTLLNQMEKVSILSCLKDRTDFQFPQVLMDGNQFEKTHATAVLHELLQQIFNLFSTSDSLATWDESLLDKFLIGLHQHLEDLETCLEKERKVEETPLGSENSRLAVKRYFQGISVYLKEKQYSSCAWEVVWVEIRKCFLFINKLKGNLRK; from the coding sequence ATGGCCCTCCCAGTGTCTGTGCTGATGGCTCTGCTGATGCTCTGCTCCATCCCTACCTGTCGTCTGGCCTGTGTCCTGCGTCCAAGCCATGGCCATCAGGAAACCTTCACACTGTTGAATCAAATGGAGAAAGTCTCCATTCTGTCATGTCTGAAGGACAGGACTGACTTCCAATTTCCTCAGGTACTGATGGATGGGAACCAGTTTGAGAAGACACACGCCACTGCTGTCCTGCATGAGCTGCTCCAGCAAATCTTCAACCTCTTCAGCACAAGTGACTCTCTTGCGACTTGGGATGAGAGCCTGCTGGACAAATTCCTCATTGGACTTCATCAGCACCTGGAAGATCTGGAGACATgtttggaaaaggaaaggaaggtggAAGAGACACCCCTGGGAAGTGAGAACTCCAGACTGGCTGTGAAGAGGTACTTCCAAGGAATCAGTGTGTatctaaaagagaagcaatatagCTCCTGTGCCTGGGAGGTTGTCTGGGTTGAAATCAGAAAGTGCTTTCTCTTCATTAACAAGCTTAAAGGAAACCTCAGGAAATAA